A region of Streptomyces cinnamoneus DNA encodes the following proteins:
- a CDS encoding alpha/beta fold hydrolase gives MTNNITSSARLAPPVGGFQEIDGHRVFVHRSGSGGPAVVFLPGASAVGLDYFGVQQGVSQFTTAVVYDRGGTGYSDPLPLPRTAAAVATELRELLRAQSIPAPYVLVPHSLGGLYAHRFAQLYPQDVAGLVWLDALQRDWDAFLPPAMHLAACEQLAPDREQLEKMRPALREMRGELLADYPEHVRQPLIDAHESDEWIRFGIAERSTLAGLATELRSGPGIPDVPMVALTVLGTDPAQQALMPERTLQQMHDGKRKMDAALVSAVSHGEQRILSDTVHHRLCFDRPDAVVQAIRDVVDRAVRL, from the coding sequence ATGACGAACAACATCACTTCCTCGGCTCGGCTCGCTCCGCCGGTCGGAGGGTTCCAGGAGATCGACGGCCACCGCGTGTTCGTACATCGGTCGGGCAGCGGCGGACCGGCCGTCGTGTTCCTGCCGGGCGCCAGCGCGGTCGGCTTGGACTATTTCGGTGTCCAGCAAGGGGTTTCGCAGTTCACCACCGCTGTGGTGTACGACCGCGGCGGCACGGGCTACAGCGATCCCCTCCCGCTGCCGCGCACCGCCGCGGCGGTCGCCACGGAACTGCGCGAGCTGCTGCGCGCCCAGAGCATCCCCGCCCCATACGTTCTGGTGCCGCACTCCCTCGGCGGCCTCTACGCGCATCGGTTCGCGCAGTTGTACCCGCAGGACGTGGCGGGACTGGTCTGGTTGGACGCCCTCCAGCGCGACTGGGACGCGTTCCTGCCGCCAGCAATGCATCTCGCCGCCTGCGAGCAGTTGGCGCCCGATCGGGAGCAGCTCGAAAAGATGCGCCCGGCCCTGCGCGAGATGCGCGGCGAGTTGCTCGCGGACTACCCGGAGCACGTACGACAACCGCTGATCGATGCCCACGAGAGTGACGAATGGATCCGCTTCGGCATCGCCGAGCGCAGCACATTGGCCGGACTCGCCACCGAACTGCGCTCTGGGCCGGGCATTCCTGACGTTCCGATGGTCGCTCTCACCGTGTTGGGCACCGACCCAGCCCAGCAGGCGCTGATGCCGGAGCGGACGTTGCAGCAGATGCACGACGGCAAGAGGAAGATGGACGCGGCCCTGGTGAGCGCGGTCTCGCACGGGGAGCAACGCATCCTTTCCGACACGGTCCACCACCGGCTCTGCTTCGACCGCCCCGATGCCGTGGTCCAGGCGATCCGCGACGTCGTCGACCGGGCGGTTCGCCTCTAG
- a CDS encoding MerR family transcriptional regulator has product MLTIGQLAATAGVTVRTVRHYHHVGLLPEPERDASGYRRYGAQAAVDLIRIRTLADAGVPLARIDALLHARPTEFAAAITDIDAELQRKIDQLTGYRRRITELASGERLVLPLEVVAILNRMRSLGVSEQRVRLERDSWILIQALDPHAMPQRIRDKNASLDDPETTRLYLACDQSVDWDPHDPRLDRLIDDLDAWEIKHERDSGQPRYLKLVSSRISEASPAWQRILDALAHRATQRRTAGHSS; this is encoded by the coding sequence GTGCTCACGATCGGCCAGCTCGCGGCGACCGCCGGGGTGACCGTGCGCACCGTTCGCCACTACCACCACGTCGGCCTGCTGCCCGAGCCCGAGCGCGATGCCTCCGGCTACCGCCGCTACGGCGCGCAAGCGGCGGTGGACCTCATCCGGATCAGGACCCTCGCCGATGCCGGTGTTCCGCTGGCCCGTATCGACGCGCTGCTGCACGCGCGGCCAACCGAGTTCGCCGCGGCCATCACCGACATCGACGCCGAATTGCAGCGCAAGATCGACCAGCTCACCGGTTACCGCCGTCGGATCACTGAACTGGCCAGCGGAGAAAGGCTTGTCCTGCCCCTCGAGGTGGTCGCCATCCTGAACCGGATGCGCAGCCTTGGAGTCAGCGAACAAAGGGTACGGCTGGAGCGCGACTCGTGGATTCTGATACAGGCACTGGATCCGCACGCCATGCCGCAGCGGATACGGGACAAGAACGCCAGTCTCGACGACCCCGAGACGACGCGCCTGTATCTCGCCTGTGACCAATCAGTCGACTGGGATCCCCACGATCCACGCTTGGACCGGCTCATCGACGACCTGGACGCATGGGAGATCAAACACGAACGAGACAGCGGCCAGCCAAGGTATCTGAAGCTGGTCTCTTCCCGGATCTCCGAGGCATCACCGGCATGGCAACGCATTCTCGATGCCCTCGCCCACCGGGCCACGCAGCGCCGAACCGCCGGGCACAGCAGCTGA